The Sander lucioperca isolate FBNREF2018 chromosome 15, SLUC_FBN_1.2, whole genome shotgun sequence genome window below encodes:
- the LOC116061748 gene encoding polyribonucleotide nucleotidyltransferase 1, mitochondrial codes for MRYLLRLGHSFARLHVRLCHQSVYSSHTNPRRLVVDLGEKKLEISSGRFARFADGSAVVKLGDTSVMVTAVSRAKPSPSQFMPLVVDYRQKAAAAGRIPTNHLRRELGTTDNEILTSRLIDRSIRPLFPPGYFYDTQVLCNLLAVDGVNDPDVLAINAASAALALSDIPWHGPIGAVRVGMVDGEMLINPTRAEMTSSSLNLIVAGAPCSQVVMIEASAENVLQQDFCHAVKVGVKHTQQIIQAIQQLAREQKVTKRTPIRVFSVPTDMVEHVRQLASKKIYAVFTDYTHDKISRDEAINKVRLETEEDLKERFPQAEPFEVIESFNAVSKEIFRNLVLNEYKRCDGRELTALRNISCDVDLFKPLHGSALFQRGQTQVLCSVTFDSLESSIKADIITTALSGIKSKNFMLHYEFPPYATNEIGKMGGINRRELGHGALAEKALRPIIPKDFPFTIRVTAEVLESNGSSSMASACGGSLALMDAGVPISSAVAGVAVGLISKANPEKPTEIQDYRLLTDILGIEDYLGDMDFKLAGTNKGITALQADVKIPGLPLKVVMEAIQQATVAKREILSIMNKCTAKPRETRKENGPVVENVRVPVSRRARFVGPGGYNLRRLQAQTGVTISQVDEETFSVFAPTPGAMNEAQDFISDICKDDQEQQLEFGAIYTATITEIRDIGVMVKLYPNMSAVLLHNSQLDHKRIKHPSALGLEVGQQIQVKYFGRDPTDGRMRLSRKVLQSPAATVVKTLSEKQSISMGSSDTTSTDL; via the exons ATGAGGTATTTGCTTCGACTGGGGCACTCGTTTGCCCGCCTTCATGTCCGTTTATGTCACCAAAGTGTTTACAGTAGCCATACAAATCCACGAAGACTGGTAGTGGACCTTGGCGAGAA gAAACTTGAGATCTCTTCAGGGAGGTTTGCTAGATTTGCTGATGGATCTGCTGTAGTAAAG TTGGGAGATACCTCTGTGATGGTGACTGCTGTGAGCAGAGCCAAGCCTTCTCCATCTCAGTTCATGCCTCTTGTG GTGGACTACAGACAGAAGGCAGCTGCTGCAGGTCGAATCCCCACTAACCATTTGAGGCGAGAGCTGGGCACCACTGATAATGAGATCCTCACCAGCAGACTCATAG ACAGATCGATCAGACCACTGTTCCCTCCTGGTTACTTTTATGATACTCAG GTCCTTTGTAACCTGCTGGCAGTAGATGGTGTCAATGATCCAGATGTGCTGGCTATTAATGCAG CTTCTGCGGCTCTGGCCCTGTCTGACATCCCCTGGCATGGACCCATAG GTGCTGTGCGTGTGGGCATGGTAGATGGAGAGATGTTGATCAACCCCACTAGGGCAGAGATGACTTCCAGCAGTCTTAATCTGATTGTGGCTGGAGCCCCCTGCAGTCAAGTGG TGATGATTGAGGCGTCAGCTGAGAACGTGCTGCAGCAGGACTTTTGCCATGCAGTGAAGGTGGGAGTCAAACACACCCAGCAGATCATACAGGCCATCCAGCAGCTGGCGCGAGAACAGAAGGTCACCAAGCGCACCCCCATCAGGGTCTTCTCAGTCCCGACTGACATGGTGGAGCATGTTCGGCA ATTAGCTTCCAAGAAGATCTATGCTGTTTTCACTGATTACACTCACGATAAG ATTTCAAGAGATGAAGCTATCAACAAAGTTCGACTAGAAACTGAAGAGGACCTAAAAG AAAGATTCCCTCAGGCTGAGCCCTTTGAAGTCATTGAGTCTTTTAACGCTGTGAGCAAAGAAATCTTCCGCAATTTAGTGCTTAATGAGTACAAGAG ATGTGATGGGAGGGAGTTGACCGCTTTAAGAAACATTTCTTGCGATGTCGACCTCTTCAAGCCGCTGCATGGCTCAGCTCTTTTCCAGAGAGGACAAACACAG GTGCTGTGCAGTGTTACATTCGATTCCCTGGAATCTAGTATCAAAGCAGATATTATCACCACAGCTTTGAG TGGCATCAAATCCAAAAATTTCATGCTTCATTATGAG TTTCCTCCATATGCAACCAATGAGATTGGAAAGATGGGAGGCATCAACAGAAGAGAGCTTGGACATG GGGCCCTAGCGGAGAAAGCTCTGAGACCAATTATTCCTAAAGACTTCCCTTTCACTATCCGGGTCACTGCTGAGGTGCTGGAGTCAAACG GATCCTCCTCAATGGCTTCAGCATGTGGAGGCAGCCTTGCTCTAATGGATGCAG GTGTGCCCATCTCCTCTGCTGTGGCAGGTGTAGCAGTTGGCCTCATCTCCAAGGCCAACCCAGAGAAACCTACTGAGATCCAAGACTACAGATTACTAACTGATATCCTG GGAATAGAGGATTACCTTGGAGACATGGACTTCAAATTGGCAGGAACAAACAAGGGCATCACTGCTTTACAG GCTGATGTGAAGATCCCAGGTTTGCCTCTGAAGGTGGTCATGGAGGCTATCCAACAGGCCACAG TGGCAAAGAGGGAAATCTTGAGCATCATGAACAAATGTACAGCAAAACCAAGAGAGACAAGGAAAGAAAATGGACCTGTTGTTG AAAATGTCCGGGTGCCTGTTTCCAGACGAGCACGCTTTGTTGGTCCAGGGGGCTATAATCTTCGCAGGCTACAAGCTCAAACAG GTGTGACAATAAGTCAGGTGGACGAGGAGACTTTCTCTGTGTTCGCTCCAACACCAGGAGCCATGAATGAAGCCCAAGACTTCATCAGTGACATCTGCAAAGATGAT CAAGAACAACAGCTAGAGTTTGGTGCTATCTACACCGCCACTATCACTGAGATAAG GGACATTGGTGTGATGGTGAAGCTGTATCCCAACATGAGTGCTGTCCTGCTGCACAACTCACAACTTGACCACAAACGG ATCAAACATCCAAGTGCTTTGGGTTTAGAGGTGGGACAGCAGATACAG GTCAAGTACTTTGGACGGGACCCAACAGACGGCAGAATGAGACTTTCAAGGAAGGTGCTCCAGTCTCCTGCTGCAACTGTCGTCAAGACACTAAGTGAGAAACAGAGCATCTCCATGGGTTCAAGCGACACCACCAGCACCGATTTGTGA